One Brassica napus cultivar Da-Ae chromosome C2, Da-Ae, whole genome shotgun sequence DNA window includes the following coding sequences:
- the LOC106356202 gene encoding protein GOLVEN 6-like, with protein sequence MKLIRVTFLLCALTFLFLITSTSAAVTEKIMRKMAPRKLMIISSEHDNVMTSGAHEGSSEQLPVTSSGNSKNEDKRLGEKEEENALAKYLSMDYPRFRRRRPVHNNMPRSP encoded by the exons ATGAAGCTAATTAGAGTCACCTTCTTGCTTTGTGCATTGACCTTTTTATTCCTTATAACTTCAACTTCAGCAGCTGTAACCGAAAAGATTATGAGAAAAATGGCGCCACGGAAACTCATGATCATCTCTAGTGAACATGATAAT GTGATGACATCAGGTGCTCATGAAGGTTCAAGTGAGCAACTTCCAGTCACTTCTTCTG GCAATTCTAAGAATGAAGATAAGAGATTAGGTGAAAAAGAAGAGGAGAATGCTCTAGCGAAGTATCTATCGATGGATTATCCAAGGTTTAGAAGAAGACGACCAGTTCACAACAATATGCCTCGAAGTCCatga
- the LOC106357764 gene encoding uncharacterized protein LOC106357764: MKDMVSICRRKRKQPIWIHDTLWEEMTAYWDTPAAKKKSETASVARLSERNGLGPHKHNTGQKSFQQIEYEMVEELGRPVSLGEVYIKTHTKKDGTYVDLKAEQVAEIYKKNKEAKLTALEAENSESSDGASNDRQLSIEEDTEIFLLSTFTDERGHYYGIGSLQQTLVNGKRKYSEVSSSAFLDMNKQLEEAHRKIEEQAASNAAQATTIAEQGSTIAEQGATIAEQGATIAEQAKQINEFAVVKKFLSATDHRFDQFVSTNSTIILSCLCLLDMKLDFCLVVCQHLL; the protein is encoded by the exons ATGAAAGACATGGTTAGCATTTGTAGGAGGAAACGAAAGCAACCAATCTGGATCCATGATACTCTGTGGGAAGAAATGACAGCGTATTGGGACACTCCTGCagcgaaaaaaaaaagtgaaactgCATCAGTGGCTCGTTTGTCTGAACGGAACGGACTTGGTCCACACAAGCACAACACTGGCCAGAAGTCTTTCCAACAAATCGAATATGAAATG GTTGAAGAATTGGGCAGACCAGTTTCTCTTGGTGAAGTTTACATCAAGACACATACAAAAAAGGATGGGACCTATGTTGATTTGAAAGCTGAGCAGGTTGCAGAGATATataagaagaacaaagaagccaAGTTGACTGCCCTTGAGGCTGAAAACTCAGAGAGTTCAGATGGTGCTTCCAATGATCGACAGCTCTCCATAGAGGAGGATACCGAGATATTCCTTTTG tcTACTTTCACAGATGAAAGAGGACATTACTATGGCATTGGAAGCCTCCAGCAAACTCTCGTCAATGGTAAACGGAAGTACAGTGAGGTCTCTTCTTCTGCATTCCTTGACATGAATAAGCAGCTTGAAGAAGCTCACCGCAAAATAGAAGAGCAGGCTGCTTCTAATGCAGCACAGGCTACTACTATTGCTGAGCAGGGCTCTACTATTGCAGAGCAAGGTGCTACTATTGCAGAGCAGGGTGCTACTATTGCAGAGCAAGCAAAGCAGATCAATGAATTTGCTGTAGTGAAGAAGTTTCTGTCTGCAACTGATCATAGATTTGATCAGTTCGTATCTACTAATTCCACCATCATACTTTCTTGTTTATGTCTCTTGGACATGAAACTTGACTTTTGTTTAGTTGTTTGTCAACATCTTTTGTAA